A region of Solanum dulcamara chromosome 7, daSolDulc1.2, whole genome shotgun sequence DNA encodes the following proteins:
- the LOC129895739 gene encoding uncharacterized protein LOC129895739 — translation MAMGEVKISEMRDLTRIERIGAHSHIRGLGLDSSLEPRLSSEGMVGQIPARKAAGIIVKMVQQGKIAGRALLLAGQPGTGKTAIAMGMAKSLGQETPFAMLAGSELYSLDMSKTEALMQAFRKAIGVRIKEEAEVIEGEVVEVQIDRPAVAGAASKTGKLTLKTTDMETVYDLGAKMIEALGKEKVQSGDVIAIDKASGKITKLGRSFSRSRDYDAMGPQTKFVQCPEGELQKRKEIVHCVTLHEIDVINSRTQGFLALFTGDTGEIRAEVREQIDTKVAEWREEGKAEIVPGVLFIDEVHMLDIECFSFLNRALENDMAPILVVATNRGITTIRGTNYRSPHGIPIDFLDRLLIISTQPYKEEEIHKILDIRCQEEDVEMSDDAKVLLTKIGVNTSLRYSIHLITSAALACQKRKGKIVEVEDITRVYNLFYDVKRSTQYLMEYQSQYMFNEVSAGEAEEDETAAMVS, via the exons ATGGCAATGGGGGAAGTGAAAATCTCAGAGATGCGTGACCTAACCCGCATAGAACGCATAGGGGCACACTCCCATATCAGAGGTCTCGGCCTCGATTCTTCACTCGAACCTCGATTAAGCTCTGAAGGCATGGTAGGTCAAATTCCAGCTCGAAAAGCTGCCGGAATCATTGTTAAAATGGTTCAACAAGGTAAAATTGCGGGTCGGGCACTTCTACTTGCGGGTCAACCCGGAACAGGAAAAACAGCTATAGCTATGGGTATGGCTAAATCGTTAGGTCAAGAAACCCCTTTTGCTATGCTTGCTGGTAGCGAACTTTATTCACTTGATATGTCAAAAACTGAAGCGTTAATGCAGGCTTTTCGTAAAGCGATTGGTGTGAGAATTAAAGAAGAAGCTGAAGTTATTGAAGGTGAAGTTGTGGAAGTACAAATTGATAGGCCTGCTGTGGCAGGAGCTGCATCGAAAACAGGGAAATTGACGTTGAAGACTACTGATATGGAGACGGTTTATGATTTGGGTGCGAAGATGATTGAGGCTTTAGGGAAGGAGAAAGTTCAGAGTGGGGATGTTATTGCTATTGACAAGGCTTCTGGGAAGATTACGAAATTGGGGAGGTCGTTTTCGAGGTCGAGGGATTATGATGCTATGGGACCGCAGACTAAGTTTGTACAATGTCCTGAAGGGGAGCTGCAGAAGAGGAAGGAGATTGTACATTGTGTTACCCTTCATGAAATCGATGTGATAAATAGCAG AACACAGGGATTTTTAGCACTGTTTACGGGTGATACTGGTGAGATTCGTGCTGAAGTGAGAGAACAAATAGATACCAAGGTTGCAGAGTGGAGGGAGGAAGGAAAGGCAGAGATTGTGCCTGGTGTCCTCTTCATTGATGAAGTACATATGCTTGACATTGAGTGTTTCTCTTTCCTTAACCGAGCTCTGGAGAATGACATGGCACCTATATTGGTTGTTGCTACAAATAGAGGCATTACTACAATCCGGGGAACAAACTACAGATCCCCACATGGGATTCCAATTGACTTTCTTGATCGCCTTCTCATCATCTCTACACAACCTTACAAAGAGGAAGAAATTCACAAAATCCTGGACATCAGATGCCAAGAGGAGGATGTAGAAATGTCTGACGATGCAAAAGTTTTATTGACCAAGATCGGGGTGAATACTTCTTTGAGATACTCCATCCACCTTATCACTTCTGCAGCATTGGCCTGCCAAAAGCGGAAAGGGAAGATTGTGGAAGTGGAAGATATTACTCGAGTCTATAATCTGTTTTATGATGTCAAGAGATCCACGCAGTACTTGATGGAGTATCAGAGCCAGTATATGTTTAACGAAGTTTCAGCAGGAGAGGCCGAAGAAGATGAAACTGCTGCAATGGTGTCCTAA
- the LOC129895041 gene encoding RING-H2 finger protein ATL8-like — protein MTRRFRFLLTGNSSSTSPTTEEADPPSATAAESDFIVILAALLCAVICVSGLIVVARCTWLRRDTPENPPPVKNKGLKKKVLKYLPKFKYDPSNGDLPFAAECAICLVEYVKGDEIRVLPNCGHRFHLQCVDTWLLSNSSCPSCRRILVVARARCRKCGEVPSISGESTDGGSILTPV, from the coding sequence ATGACTCGACGGTTTAGATTTCTGCTAACCGGTAACTCCTCCTCCACTTCGCCGACGACGGAGGAGGCGGACCCACCGTCAGCCACGGCAGCGGAGTCCGACTTCATAGTTATACTTGCTGCTTTACTCTGTGCAGTAATCTGCGTCTCCGGACTCATCGTAGTAGCTCGTTGCACTTGGCTTCGGCGGGACACGCCGGAAAATCCACCGCCGGTGAAGAATAAAGGTTTGAAGAAGAAAGTTTTGAAGTATTTACCGAAATTCAAGTATGATCCGTCGAACGGTGATCTGCCGTTCGCGGCGGAGTGTGCGATTTGTCTGGTGGAGTACGTAAAGGGAGATGAAATCCGAGTGTTACCGAATTGTGGCCACCGGTTTCATCTCCAGTGTGTAGACACGTGGCTTTTGTCGAACTCGTCGTGTCCTTCCTGCCGTCGGATTCTCGTCGTTGCTCGTGCTCGGTGCCGGAAGTGCGGCGAGGTTCCTTCAATTTCCGGCGAATCCACCGACGGAGGTTCAATTCTAACACCGGTTTAG